In Streptomyces sp. P9-A4, the genomic window CTCTGCTCCGGCACCGAACTGCTGGTGAAGGCGCTGGTCAGAGCCGTACCAGGGCGGGCCGTGCACACCGGGCCGCTGACCGGCTCCGACCATGTGGTGCGCGGGCCCGAGCGGGCCGCGCTGCGCGCCACCGGGGCGATCGCCGTCGACATGGAGTCCGCCGCGACCCTGGGTACGGCCCGGGGCACCGAGCCGCCCGGCGGCGGGCCGGGCGCCCGCCCGGTTGCGGCCGTCCGGGTGGTCGTGGACGCTCCAGAACATGAACTGGTCCGGATCGGCACGGTACGCGGGGGAATATCGGCCTTCCGTGTCCTTCGTGCCGTCCTTCCCGCATTCTTCGAATGGCACCGTTCTTTGCTGCTCCCCAGGAGGTGAACGAGTTATGGCCATGCCGCTCCGTCAGTCCATCCGGGTCGGGACCTACCTCTTCGAACAGAAGCTCCGCAAGCGCGAGAAGTTCCCGCTCATCGTCGAACTCGAACCGCTCTTCGCCTGCAACCTCAAGTGCGAGGGCTGCGGGAAGATCCAGCACCCGGCCGGCGTCCTCAAGCAGCGCATGCCCGTCGCCCAGGCCGTCGGGGCGGTCCTGGAGTCCGGCGCCCCCATGGTGTCCATCGCGGGCGGCGAGCCCCTGATGCACCCTCAGATCGATGAGATCGTGCGGCAGTTGGTGGCCAAGAGGAAGTACGTCTTCCTCTGCACCAACGCGATGCTGATGCGCAAGAAGCTGGAGGACTTCACCCCCTCCCCGTACTTCGCCTTCGCCGTGCACATCGACGGCCTGCGCGAGCGGCACGACGAGTCGGTCGCCAAGGAGGGCGTGTTCGACGAGGCGGTGGCGGCGATCAAGGAGGCCAAGCGGCGCGGCTTCCGGGTCACCACCAATTCGACCTTCTTCAACACCGACACCCCGCAGACCATCATCGAGGTGCTCAATTTCCTCAACGACGACCTCCAGGTCGACGAAATGATGATCTCGCCCGCCTATGCGTACGAGAAGGCCCCCGACCAGGAGCACTTCCTCGGCGTCGAGCAGACCCGCGAACTCTTCAAGAAGGCGTTCGCCGGGGGCAACAGGCGCCGCTGGCGGCTCAACCACTCGCCGCTCTTCCTGGACTTCCTGGAAGGAAAGGCGGACTTCCCCTGCACCGCCTGGGCCATTCCCAACTACTCGCTCTTCGGCTGGCAGCGCCCCTGCTATCTGATGAGCGACGGCTACGTCCCCACGTACCGTGAGCTCATCGAGGACACCGACTGGGACAAGTACGGCCGGGGCAAGGACCCGCGCTGCGCCAACTGCATGGCGCACTGCGGCTACGAGCCCACCGCCGTCCTCGCCACCATGGGCTCGCTCAAGGAATCCCTGCGCGCGATCAGGGAGACCGTCTCCGGGAACAGCGCGTGAGGAGCGGGCGGGGGAGGGAGCGGGAGAGGAAGGGGCCGCGATGAGCGGGGAGTTCGACCTGCGGGCGCTGCTCGCCGAGCGCGGCGGCGAGCGGTACGAGCTGCACGCCCGCTACCTCAACCACCAGCTCCCGCGCATGCTCCACACCATCGGCTTCGACAAGGTCTACGAGCGGGCCGAGGGCGCCCATTTCTGGGACGCCGACGGGGTCGACCACCTCGACATGCTCGCCGGCTTCGGTGTGATGGGTCTCGGACGGCACCACCCCGTCGTCCGCCAGGCCCTCCACGACGTCCTCGACGCCCAGCTCGCCGATCTCACCCGCTTCGACTGCCAGCCACTGCCCGGACTCCTCGCCGAGCGCCTCCTCGCCCACAGCCCCCATCTCGACCGGGTCTTCTTCGGCAACAGCGGC contains:
- a CDS encoding phosphorylase family protein, which codes for MGREPGPGAPPPLLIACALGIERLALRSGDRGGAPGPVTVLRTGMGPDRARTAVSRALAEEGWRDAAVIASGFCAGLAPGMHPGDLVVADETRGPDGTTLCSGTELLVKALVRAVPGRAVHTGPLTGSDHVVRGPERAALRATGAIAVDMESAATLGTARGTEPPGGGPGARPVAAVRVVVDAPEHELVRIGTVRGGISAFRVLRAVLPAFFEWHRSLLLPRR
- the hpnH gene encoding adenosyl-hopene transferase HpnH, whose protein sequence is MAMPLRQSIRVGTYLFEQKLRKREKFPLIVELEPLFACNLKCEGCGKIQHPAGVLKQRMPVAQAVGAVLESGAPMVSIAGGEPLMHPQIDEIVRQLVAKRKYVFLCTNAMLMRKKLEDFTPSPYFAFAVHIDGLRERHDESVAKEGVFDEAVAAIKEAKRRGFRVTTNSTFFNTDTPQTIIEVLNFLNDDLQVDEMMISPAYAYEKAPDQEHFLGVEQTRELFKKAFAGGNRRRWRLNHSPLFLDFLEGKADFPCTAWAIPNYSLFGWQRPCYLMSDGYVPTYRELIEDTDWDKYGRGKDPRCANCMAHCGYEPTAVLATMGSLKESLRAIRETVSGNSA